One Candidatus Ozemobacteraceae bacterium genomic window carries:
- a CDS encoding OAM dimerization domain-containing protein has protein sequence MSSGLYSTSKKDFDKTLDLTRVKPYGDTMNDGKTQVSFTLPVADDDRAVAAAAQLAEKMGLREPQVVYHKSLDAQFTFFVVYGACEHTVDYTSIKVHTVDNQVMGMAETNEFIRDRIGRKVVIIGASTGTDAHTVGIDAIMNMKGYAGHYGLERYEMIEAHNLGSQVTNEEFVKKAVELKADVLLVSQTVTQKNVHIQNLTELVELLEAEGLRDKVVLVCGGPRITHELAKELGYDAGFGPGKYADDVASFAVNDIVRRGLAKRTA, from the coding sequence ATGAGCAGCGGCCTGTATTCGACATCGAAGAAGGATTTCGACAAGACCCTCGACCTGACGCGAGTGAAGCCCTACGGCGACACGATGAACGACGGCAAGACGCAGGTATCGTTCACCCTGCCCGTCGCCGACGACGACCGGGCCGTCGCGGCCGCCGCGCAGCTCGCCGAGAAGATGGGACTGCGCGAGCCGCAGGTCGTCTACCACAAGAGCCTCGACGCGCAGTTCACGTTCTTCGTCGTCTACGGCGCCTGCGAACATACCGTCGACTATACATCGATCAAGGTCCACACGGTCGACAACCAGGTGATGGGCATGGCCGAGACGAACGAATTCATCCGCGACCGGATCGGCCGCAAAGTCGTCATCATCGGCGCCAGCACGGGCACCGACGCCCACACGGTCGGCATCGACGCAATCATGAACATGAAGGGCTACGCCGGTCATTACGGCCTCGAACGGTATGAAATGATCGAAGCCCACAACCTCGGCAGCCAGGTGACGAACGAGGAGTTCGTGAAAAAGGCCGTCGAGCTGAAGGCCGACGTGCTGCTCGTTTCCCAGACCGTCACGCAGAAGAACGTCCATATCCAGAACCTGACCGAGCTCGTCGAGTTGCTCGAGGCCGAGGGACTGCGCGACAAGGTCGTGCTGGTCTGCGGCGGCCCCCGCATCACCCACGAACTGGCCAAGGAACTCGGCTATGACGCCGGGTTCGGCCCGGGAAAATACGCCGACGATGTCGCCTCGTTCGCCGTGAACGACATCGTCCGACGCGGCCTGGCAAAACGCACGGCCTGA